Proteins encoded in a region of the Puniceibacterium sp. IMCC21224 genome:
- a CDS encoding esterase-like activity of phytase family protein, with the protein MTIRTICLTSSLALCAGTAMADMNFNRIASFATPRNMAEGEDLGRETSAEIISVSGDGMTLAYTDSPLGVLGRIDITDATDPQPLGNIELGGEPTAVSIVGNTAYVAVNTSESYETPSGHLSAIDLASGDELAQCDLGGQPDSTAFAKDGSFIAVAIENERDEDAGDGRVPQMPAGDVVLIDLGDGTMDCATLRHAVVTGLADISPEDPEPEFGDINGLGEVAVTMQENNHIVILGRDGAVLNHFSAGAVDLEGIDTTDDRASIVFDSAQPGRLREPDAVQWLDDDHIVIANEGDMDGGSRGFTVFNKDGTLVYESGPSFEHAVAQVGHYPDKRSDAKGIEPEGMEIATFDSVPYMFLLAERASVVGVYDMSDPASPVLKQILPSGIAPEGVVAIPSRNLMVVANEADLIEDGGVRAHVMIFEYGEGAAAYPTLTSAGADELIGWGAISGMVAGEGSTLYAVNDSFYSYQPTIFTIDTSVTPAQITDALPVTRGGVPAQKLDMEGITVDGDGGFWIASEGNTDKLVPHALYHVNAKGEIKDEIALPAELLAHEVRFGFEGITQVGDWLWMAVQREWGDDPKNHVKLVAYNPETQEWGAVLYPKAEPAKGWVGLSEIVAHGDWVYVVERDNQIGDAAVTKKVYRIPAAEFVAAPLGGDLPVVSKEEVRDLIPDLKAWGGYVVDKVEGLAVMSDGTMWMSTDNDGVDDSSGETFLWSIGKM; encoded by the coding sequence ATGACTATCCGTACGATCTGTCTGACTTCGAGCCTCGCGCTTTGCGCGGGCACGGCCATGGCCGACATGAATTTCAACCGCATCGCCAGTTTTGCCACGCCGCGCAATATGGCGGAAGGCGAAGATCTGGGGCGCGAAACCTCGGCCGAGATTATTTCGGTCAGCGGCGACGGTATGACATTGGCCTATACCGACAGCCCGCTGGGTGTTCTGGGCCGGATCGACATCACCGATGCCACTGATCCGCAGCCGCTGGGCAATATCGAACTGGGCGGTGAGCCGACCGCAGTCAGCATTGTCGGCAACACTGCCTATGTCGCGGTGAACACTTCCGAGAGCTATGAAACGCCGTCGGGCCATCTGTCGGCCATTGATTTGGCGTCGGGCGACGAACTGGCACAGTGCGATCTGGGCGGGCAGCCCGACAGCACCGCCTTTGCCAAGGACGGATCGTTCATCGCTGTTGCGATCGAGAATGAGCGCGACGAGGATGCCGGCGACGGTCGTGTGCCGCAGATGCCTGCAGGGGATGTGGTCCTGATCGACCTTGGCGACGGCACGATGGATTGTGCCACGCTGCGCCACGCTGTTGTGACAGGCCTGGCGGACATCTCACCCGAAGATCCTGAACCCGAGTTTGGCGATATCAACGGTCTGGGCGAAGTGGCCGTGACGATGCAGGAAAACAATCATATCGTCATTCTGGGCCGTGACGGCGCGGTGCTGAACCATTTCAGCGCCGGTGCGGTGGACCTCGAGGGCATTGATACCACTGACGACCGTGCCTCCATTGTGTTCGATTCTGCGCAGCCCGGTCGCCTGCGCGAACCGGATGCGGTGCAGTGGCTGGATGACGACCACATCGTGATTGCCAACGAGGGCGACATGGACGGTGGATCGCGCGGCTTTACTGTGTTCAACAAAGACGGCACGCTGGTCTACGAGAGCGGCCCGAGCTTTGAACATGCGGTGGCGCAGGTCGGCCATTACCCTGACAAGCGTTCGGATGCCAAAGGGATCGAGCCTGAGGGCATGGAAATCGCCACCTTTGATAGTGTGCCTTACATGTTCCTGCTGGCCGAGCGCGCCTCGGTCGTTGGTGTCTATGACATGAGCGATCCGGCAAGCCCGGTGCTCAAGCAGATCCTGCCGTCGGGCATCGCGCCCGAGGGTGTCGTGGCAATCCCGTCGCGCAATCTGATGGTTGTCGCAAATGAGGCGGATCTAATCGAAGATGGCGGCGTGCGTGCGCATGTCATGATCTTTGAATACGGCGAAGGCGCTGCCGCCTATCCGACGTTGACCTCGGCTGGGGCTGATGAGCTGATCGGCTGGGGTGCGATCTCTGGCATGGTGGCGGGCGAGGGTTCGACCCTCTATGCTGTGAATGACAGCTTTTACAGCTATCAGCCGACGATCTTTACCATCGACACCTCGGTCACACCGGCGCAGATCACCGATGCGCTGCCAGTAACGCGTGGCGGTGTGCCTGCGCAAAAGCTGGATATGGAGGGCATCACGGTTGACGGAGACGGCGGCTTCTGGATCGCCTCAGAAGGGAACACCGACAAGCTGGTGCCGCATGCCTTGTATCACGTGAACGCCAAAGGTGAGATCAAGGACGAGATCGCCCTGCCGGCCGAATTGCTGGCGCACGAGGTCCGCTTTGGCTTTGAAGGGATTACTCAGGTTGGTGACTGGCTCTGGATGGCTGTTCAGCGCGAATGGGGGGATGACCCCAAGAACCATGTGAAACTGGTGGCCTACAACCCCGAAACCCAGGAATGGGGTGCCGTCCTGTATCCGAAAGCCGAACCTGCCAAGGGTTGGGTTGGTCTGTCCGAGATCGTCGCGCATGGCGATTGGGTCTATGTGGTCGAGCGGGACAACCAGATCGGCGATGCGGCCGTGACAAAAAAGGTCTACCGGATACCCGCCGCTGAGTTCGTTGCGGCCCCGCTGGGTGGTGATCTGCCGGTGGTCAGCAAAGAAGAAGTGCGTGACCTGATCCCCGACCTCAAGGCTTGGGGCGGTTATGTTGTCGACAAGGTCGAAGGTCTGGCTGTGATGTCGGATGGCACGATGTGGATGTCGACTGACAATGACGGCGTCGATGACAGCTCGGGCGAAACCTTTCTCTGGTCGATCGGCAAGATGTGA
- the glyA gene encoding serine hydroxymethyltransferase, with amino-acid sequence MNIVTKSMSSREAFFHRPVSESDPELFGTITRELGRQRDEVELIASENIVSQAVMDAQGSVMTNKYAEGYPGRRYYGGCQYVDEAENIAIDRVKTLFGCEYANVQPNSGSQANQAVFMTLMQPGDTFLGLNLAAGGHLTHGASVNQSGKWFNAVHYSVREDDHLLDMEQVARLADEHKPKVIVAGGSAYSRHIDFAAFRAIADTVGAKLFVDMAHFAGLVAGGAHPSPLPYADVVTSTTHKTLRGPRGGIILSNDPALGKKLNSAVFPGLQGGPLMHVIAAKAVAFGEALTPQYRDYITQVVRNAQALADTLQQGGVDIVSGGTDTHLTLADLRPKGLSGKAVEESLGRAHITCNKNGIPFDPAPPMKPSGIRLGTPAITTRGLGQSETREIGRLILEVIDGLVANGQDGNAVVEDTVRGKVASLLRDFPIYI; translated from the coding sequence ATGAACATCGTAACCAAATCCATGTCATCCAGAGAGGCATTCTTTCACCGCCCCGTGTCGGAGTCCGACCCCGAACTGTTTGGCACCATCACCCGCGAACTGGGCCGCCAGCGCGATGAAGTCGAGTTGATCGCATCCGAAAACATCGTCAGCCAGGCCGTCATGGACGCCCAAGGGTCGGTGATGACCAACAAATACGCCGAAGGCTATCCCGGTCGGCGCTATTATGGCGGCTGCCAGTATGTCGACGAAGCCGAGAATATTGCCATTGACCGGGTCAAGACGCTGTTCGGCTGCGAATATGCCAATGTGCAGCCAAATTCCGGGTCACAGGCCAATCAGGCCGTGTTCATGACCCTGATGCAGCCGGGCGATACGTTTCTGGGCCTCAACCTTGCCGCCGGGGGGCATCTGACCCATGGTGCCTCGGTGAATCAATCGGGCAAATGGTTCAACGCCGTGCATTATTCGGTGCGAGAGGATGATCACCTGCTGGACATGGAACAGGTGGCGCGTCTGGCGGATGAGCACAAACCCAAAGTCATTGTCGCCGGCGGATCGGCCTATTCACGCCATATCGATTTTGCCGCGTTTCGGGCGATTGCTGATACGGTCGGGGCCAAGCTGTTTGTCGACATGGCGCATTTTGCCGGGTTGGTCGCAGGGGGCGCGCATCCATCGCCGCTGCCATATGCAGATGTCGTGACCTCGACCACGCACAAGACCCTGCGCGGCCCGCGCGGCGGCATCATCCTGTCTAACGATCCGGCGCTGGGCAAGAAACTGAATTCTGCCGTATTCCCCGGACTTCAGGGGGGGCCTTTGATGCATGTGATCGCAGCCAAGGCCGTGGCATTCGGCGAGGCGCTGACGCCGCAATATCGCGATTACATCACGCAAGTGGTCCGCAACGCCCAGGCATTGGCAGACACTTTGCAACAGGGTGGCGTCGATATCGTCTCGGGGGGCACTGACACCCATCTGACGCTGGCCGATCTGCGTCCCAAGGGACTGTCTGGCAAGGCGGTCGAGGAATCACTGGGGCGCGCCCACATCACCTGCAACAAGAACGGCATCCCCTTTGATCCCGCTCCGCCGATGAAACCATCAGGGATTCGTCTGGGCACCCCCGCCATCACCACACGCGGGTTGGGCCAAAGTGAGACGCGTGAAATCGGGCGCCTTATCCTTGAGGTCATCGACGGGCTGGTGGCTAATGGCCAAGACGGCAACGCCGTGGTCGAAGACACCGTACGGGGCAAAGTGGCGTCCCTGCTCCGGGATTTTCCGATCTACATCTGA
- a CDS encoding phosphoenolpyruvate carboxylase, which produces MGPVKLNWTRIAMTLAYAPPDAAPDNLSHGNEPLFPSRDVSHDVRELLKRCLVSVIATRVPDVDRLLDGRLPLDQLPSQGRFAALQALGTWHQLLAIAREFDAVQMRREIERASSARAIPGSFADVVGRAADRGLTTERMNNALSRLRVCPTMTAHPTETKRVTVLEIHRRIYRRLTDLLGRAWAPREQEAYLQALMGEIELLWLTGELRLEKPTVAQEVSWGLYFFREVLFTALPALHDTLNHALGDHYSGVRPGPFLRFSSWIGGDRDGNPHVTADVTRDALTEYRNAAIKSYRPALADLCRDLSISRSTTNVPQGFLATVAAQLDLCGGSAEETRLHNTAEPFRQCATALLLRLDATLTPDSGVTPFASAREFEGLVALLDDALCAAGAERAAARRTGPLLRRIQTFGFCTVSLDIRQNATVINRTVAAVLSARDASPVPPINTPEWSRRLTDCLSDAPLDLTTFRDLPDEARETLDLFALVTQARARDRQSIGTVILSMTTSADDIFAVYLLARWTAPRAACDAPTGIEVVPLLETIDDLRAATDILDTLFSNRAVRRAVREAGDVQEIMLGYSDSNKDGGFLTSNWELSKAQTAVRRTGEKHRVRVSFFHGRGGSVSRGGAPAGRAIAAQPVGTVDGRLRVTEQGEIVSAKFANRGTALGNLEHLCAAVLRHTIEPDSDRQQAETPEFNEAFEALSGLAQVRYLDLVRAPSFVDYFHEASPVDELALLKIGSRPAKRFGTGARDLADLRAIPWVFAWSQNRHMLSGWYGIGSALSSFTRVRGDSGKDLLQRMFDRSRLFRLVIDEAEKVLFQSDMEIARAYARLVQDSDTRARVLSRIEAEHALTRSMILSVTGGTELAQRFPVFREQVQGISAQMGGVHHLQIDLLDRVRRVGGSDHADPADVDALLMSIHVISTGLGWTG; this is translated from the coding sequence ATGGGTCCTGTCAAACTGAACTGGACCCGCATCGCCATGACCCTAGCCTATGCTCCGCCCGACGCGGCACCCGATAACCTATCCCACGGCAATGAACCGCTTTTCCCGTCTCGCGACGTATCCCACGACGTCCGGGAATTGCTCAAACGCTGCCTGGTTTCTGTGATTGCCACCAGGGTACCTGATGTGGACCGCCTACTTGATGGTCGCCTGCCGCTGGACCAATTGCCGTCGCAGGGCCGTTTTGCTGCCCTTCAGGCGCTTGGCACATGGCATCAGCTGCTCGCGATTGCCCGTGAATTCGATGCGGTGCAGATGCGGCGGGAAATCGAGCGCGCCAGTTCCGCCCGTGCCATCCCGGGATCTTTTGCCGATGTCGTCGGGCGCGCCGCAGACCGAGGTCTGACAACCGAGCGGATGAACAATGCCCTGTCCCGGCTGCGTGTTTGCCCCACAATGACCGCCCATCCGACCGAGACCAAGCGCGTCACCGTTCTGGAAATCCACCGCCGGATCTATCGCCGCCTGACCGATCTGCTCGGACGCGCCTGGGCCCCGCGCGAGCAAGAGGCCTATCTGCAGGCGCTCATGGGTGAGATTGAACTGCTTTGGCTGACTGGCGAACTGCGATTGGAAAAGCCAACTGTCGCGCAAGAAGTTTCGTGGGGGCTATATTTCTTTCGCGAGGTGCTGTTCACGGCGCTGCCCGCGCTGCACGACACCCTGAACCACGCGCTGGGGGACCACTATTCCGGGGTGCGGCCCGGCCCGTTCCTACGGTTTTCCAGCTGGATCGGTGGCGACCGCGACGGCAACCCGCATGTCACCGCAGACGTCACCCGCGACGCGCTGACCGAATACCGCAACGCCGCGATCAAATCCTACCGGCCAGCGTTGGCGGACCTGTGCAGAGACCTGTCAATCAGCCGCAGTACCACCAATGTGCCACAAGGGTTTTTGGCGACCGTCGCGGCGCAACTTGATCTCTGTGGCGGGTCCGCCGAAGAGACCCGGTTGCACAACACCGCAGAGCCGTTCCGACAATGCGCAACGGCACTGTTGTTGCGCCTCGACGCCACGCTGACCCCAGATAGTGGGGTGACACCCTTTGCGTCAGCACGCGAATTCGAAGGCCTGGTCGCTTTGCTCGACGATGCGCTGTGCGCTGCCGGTGCCGAACGGGCGGCGGCGCGGCGCACCGGGCCCCTGCTGCGACGAATCCAGACGTTTGGGTTCTGCACCGTCTCGCTGGATATCCGGCAGAACGCGACCGTGATCAACCGCACAGTCGCCGCCGTGTTGTCGGCGCGCGATGCCAGCCCGGTGCCACCTATCAACACACCCGAATGGTCCCGCCGGTTGACCGATTGTCTTTCCGACGCCCCGCTTGACCTTACGACATTCAGGGATCTGCCGGATGAGGCGCGTGAAACGCTGGACCTGTTTGCCCTTGTGACCCAGGCCCGCGCCCGGGACCGGCAGTCGATCGGCACGGTGATCCTGTCGATGACCACCTCGGCTGACGATATCTTTGCCGTTTACCTGCTGGCCCGCTGGACTGCGCCGCGGGCCGCCTGCGACGCGCCGACCGGGATCGAAGTGGTGCCGCTGCTGGAAACCATCGACGATCTGCGCGCCGCGACCGACATCCTGGATACCCTGTTCAGCAACCGGGCGGTGCGCCGCGCCGTGCGCGAGGCGGGCGATGTGCAGGAAATCATGCTGGGTTATTCCGACAGCAACAAGGATGGCGGGTTCCTGACGTCGAACTGGGAATTGTCAAAGGCACAGACCGCCGTGCGCCGTACCGGCGAAAAGCACCGCGTTCGGGTTTCGTTTTTCCATGGACGCGGTGGGTCGGTCAGCCGCGGTGGGGCGCCTGCGGGGCGCGCGATTGCAGCGCAGCCAGTCGGCACGGTAGATGGTCGACTGCGCGTGACCGAACAGGGCGAGATCGTGTCTGCCAAATTCGCCAACCGGGGCACGGCGCTTGGCAACCTCGAACATCTCTGTGCGGCTGTCTTGCGCCATACCATTGAACCTGACAGCGACCGTCAGCAGGCCGAAACACCTGAGTTCAACGAGGCCTTCGAGGCCCTGTCCGGTCTGGCGCAGGTGCGCTATCTCGACCTTGTGCGTGCCCCCAGCTTTGTCGATTATTTCCATGAAGCAAGCCCGGTCGACGAATTAGCACTGCTCAAGATCGGTTCGCGTCCCGCCAAACGCTTTGGCACCGGCGCCCGCGACCTGGCCGATCTGCGCGCGATCCCCTGGGTCTTTGCCTGGAGCCAGAACCGCCACATGCTCAGCGGCTGGTACGGGATCGGTTCAGCGTTGTCATCGTTCACCCGCGTACGGGGTGATAGCGGCAAGGATCTGCTGCAGCGCATGTTCGATCGGTCCCGGCTGTTTCGGCTGGTGATCGACGAGGCGGAAAAAGTACTGTTCCAGTCCGATATGGAGATAGCCCGCGCCTATGCTAGGCTGGTGCAGGATTCTGACACCCGCGCCCGCGTACTGTCCCGGATCGAGGCCGAGCATGCCCTGACCCGCAGCATGATCCTGTCGGTGACCGGCGGCACTGAACTGGCCCAACGGTTCCCGGTATTTCGCGAACAGGTGCAGGGCATCAGCGCGCAGATGGGTGGCGTTCATCATCTTCAGATCGACCTGCTGGACCGGGTGCGTCGCGTCGGTGGATCGGATCATGCGGACCCGGCAGATGTCGATGCCCTGCTCATGTCGATTCACGTCATTTCAACCGGCCTGGGCTGGACCGGCTGA